A single genomic interval of Fusarium verticillioides 7600 chromosome 8, whole genome shotgun sequence harbors:
- a CDS encoding acetyl-CoA acyltransferase codes for MAMNHVGYPNTASLYTVNRACSSSLQAISSIASQIRTGMISVGIGAGMESMTRNYGSRAIPTDLWPALRESPAKDALDCILPMGVTSENVAERYSISREDQDAFAVSSHLKAAEARASGLFLDEIVPVLQKQPDGLGDVIVDTDDGIRSQASLEGLAKLKPAFRETGTSTAGNSSQVSDGAAATLLMRRSIANELGLGGNIMGKFVSAITVGCAPDEMGVGPAIAIPKLLDSTGLTKDDIHRWEINEAFASQAIYCLRKLGLEGAYENNNINPNGGAIALGHPLGATGARLTSTLLHGLGRADGGELGVVSMCVGTGMGMAGLFVRE; via the coding sequence ATGGCTATGAACCACGTTGGATACCCAAACACCGCGTCCCTCTATACTGTCAACCGCgcatgttcttcttcgctcCAAGCCATCTCATCCATAGCTTCTCAGATCCGGACAGGGATGATCTCTGTGGGAATTGGAGCGGGAATGGAAAGCATGACGCGCAACTACGGGAGCCGAGCTATCCCAACTGACCTCTGGCCTGCTCTTAGAGAGTCTCCTGCGAAAGATGCTCTGGACTGCATTCTTCCAATGGGCGTTACTTCGGAAAATGTAGCCGAGCGTTACAGTATCTCGCGGGAGGATCAGGATGCTTTTGCAGTTAGCAGTCACCTCAAGGCGGCAGAAGCCCGAGCATCTGGACTTttcttggatgagattgtcCCCGTTTTGCAAAAGCAACCTGATGGACTAGGAGACGTTATCGTCGATACGGACGATGGTATTCGATCTCAGGCAAGTCTGGAAGGCCTAGCAAAGTTGAAACCGGCCTTCAGAGAGACCGGAACCTCGACCGCTGGTAACtcatctcaagtctcagACGGTGCTGCTGCAACACTTCTCATGAGACGCAGCATTGCAAATGAACTCGGTCTGGGCGGCAACATCATGGGCAAATTTGTTTCCGCTATCACAGTAGGCTGTGCGCCAGATGAAATGGGTGTCGGGCCGGCGATTGCGATCCCAAAGCTACTGGACAGCACTGGCCTCACGAAGGATGATATCCACAGATGGGAAATCAACGAGGCTTTCGCAAGCCAGGCAATCTATTGCTTAAGAAAACTAGGTCTCGAAGGGGCATACGAGAATAACAATATCAACCCTAACGGAGGCGCCATTGCTTTGGGGCATCCGCTGGGTGCTACAGGTGCAAGACTGACCAGTACGCTACTACATGGCTTGGGGCGGGCCGATGGCGGTGAGCTGGGGGTTGTGAGTATGTGCGTTGGAACTGGTATGGGTATGGCCGGATTGTTTGTACGAGAATGA